DNA from Yamadazyma tenuis chromosome 5, complete sequence:
tgaCTGGAAATTGACTGGATTCAGGTTCTTGCAAAATCTTAATGAAATATCTCCACAAGAGCGGGAAAGCTTTTTCCTTATGAACAATACATCTTCCGTCCCATttatgaacttgaacatgaacTTTGTTGCTCCAGAATTAGTTATCGATCGTCAACTGAAATTAGATTTTGGTAATGATATTTGGTCATTGGGCTGCTTAATTTACTATATATATAATAAGGGGGAATATTTGCTCAACTGCTTTGATCAAAACAGCATAAGTGATTTCAAAGGTGAATTTAGAAAGTTTGAAACCAAGTTCTATAACCATAGAGTTTCTGATTTGAAATATGTGTTGAAAGATATTCCGGACCAACTATATGGCACATTTCCTTCCATTCTTGCAAGATATCCAAGCGATAGAATTAACATAGATCAGTTTATTGATTCGGATTATTTCAATGGAAGCCTCATCAAAGTCATGTGGTTTGTCGATGAGTTTTCAACCAAAAGTGTGGAAGATAGGCTTATTTTCTTAAGAGGGTTGCTAGAGGTTAAAGATGGTAAAATCTTTTTGGCCCAATTTCCacaaaacttcaagaccaACAAATTGTTGCCATTATTAATTGAATTTTTAAGGACCGAATTGAGAGTTACTCTTTcaaaagatgaagaattgtCAAATAATAGAATAGAGACTGTTTGTGGTGCATTGGAAATCGTATTGCAAATCGGTGCTGGTCTCTCTCAATTAACTTTCCATGATAGGATATTCGAGCAGCTATTCATGGCAGATACAAAGGGAAGGAGAAGGGAGAGAGTAGACTATTTTGATAAGTTAATTAGCTTTTCGGTTAAAGTAAGATTGGTATTGATAACCAATTTAGAGATTCTCGTGGAAAAGTTAAATACCAAGGACTTGActgacttgatcaagaagtcttGCTCATTAATTTTAACTTTACCTTCCAATGAACAGCACTTTAAGGCTGAACAAATCCAAGCCCAGGATATATTTCTAAGCAAAACTGTTTTATTCATTGATAAGTTTGATTTTGCATACATTAAGAATACGTTCTTCCCATTAATTTGTCAAGTGTTCAAGACTACAAGTATTCTATCCACAAAGTTGGCGACTGTCGCCGTATTTGAGAACGTAGTCGATAACAATATTATCGATAAAATTATTGTTACTGAACAGCTTCTACCAATTTTCCAAAACATTAAAAGTAGGGACAAAAGAATTGTAAGCACAGTTTTGAAATTTTTCTATAAGTTGACTGCAAATGATCATATTCTGCTTGACTTAGATACAGTGGTGGAGTCCGTATTACTGGTTTGTACGAAGTTGGTATTTGGTTGCAACGAGTGCACGCAATTGGAATTCAAACTGTACATTAAGCAGCTTAATGATATCCAAAGcattttggtgaaaagGAAGTTGTCCGATTTGCCTACCAGAGACCCAGGCAAGAGCTCGTTGCAGAAGGATCCCGCCTCGAACTTTGAATCTTTGATTAATACCCAACCCATCAACAATAATAATATGGATAAGAAGGTTACAGGCCCACAAACCCCTGTTATGACTCCAAGCAGAGGACTTCGCCAAAGTACCAGTCCTAAAAATGTGGGTTCATTCTCTCATACTCCACCGATTCAACCAATGAACAAGAAACCTGCCCAACATCACATTCAACCCTTGCATTTGAAGAGTGAACCACACAAGAAATCTAATTTAAACTTTGGTGCAACATCTACAACTCCTGACAATAAACCTACTAGATTACTCCATACTCTCGAAGGGACATTTGACAAAGACGAGTTTCTGGATTTCCAGTCtgcaactccaactcctAGTTCACAAACCTCGAGCAGAATCTCAACTCCTCCAACAAATATTTCAGGCTCCAACATGAATTCATTGGTTCCAAAACAACCTCCAGGATTTAACAGCAGTGTTTTAACACCCACAGCCAATAACAGATCAAGTTATAACATGGGCATAAAACCTCAGCCACAtcagctgcaaaataaCGATAGCCTTTTAGATCTTATATGATTACAATATATATCACCCAATTACCTACAAAGTTATACTTGATCCACTTTTTGGCTGATCTTCTCTTTGCCTACACTCAGAGATTCATCAGGACTTTCTTCTATTGTCTGACCTTCAAGAGATTTGACAAAGTAAATATCTCCAAGTGGTTTCTCTTCAGTCTTCTTGAGAACAACAATGTCGAACAACCGTTTAAGTGATTGTCTACCATCCCAGAGGGGCAATAATATAATGGTGATAGCAGCAAAGAATCCCCAAAGAAACATAACGACAATCCAACCcctgaagaagcttttgcTGAAGACGTATTTGGATCCATACAATGGTAATGGAAAAAGGAtaaggaagaacaaaacGAACAAAATAGTTAAGCCAAATCCGATCTTGCTTTGTCTGTTTAATTCTTTATCCAATCTATTCCTTTCATCCAAAATTGCCTTTGTTGCTTCGTCTTGACTCAAAATATTGGTCAATCCATGttccttgttgaaatcaCTGTTATCATCTTGCTTGATGTCTAACCAGATATCCCAGTCAAAATCAGCTGGCTTAATAAGGGTGAAAAGGGGAATAAGGAGAAATGGAACACCGATTGCCATTGTGTTACCAGCAGCCAAAGCTTCATTGGTGGATAAAGTAGACAATGAAACATATCCAGATTGGGAAACAGTGTATCCCATCCAGACAGCCACGGAGATTAAGGTTGAAAGGATGGTACCAGCCATATAAGCAAAGCCCGAAACTTTTTTCCAGAATAACGTGAAGATGATTGCTCCTACATTAACATTGACAATGATACCCGAGGCAGTGGTAATAAAGGAAACATCAAAACCAGCATGAGACAATCCAATACCAAGGGCCACCGTAACAATCCCGAATACAATTACACAAGAATGGgacaccaaaatcaattttTTACCTTTGGCTTTAGGATCAAAATAAGCCTTGTAAACATCATGGGTCATCATGGCAGAAAGGGCAATTGTTTCAGATGAGAAAGCGGCTGTGACAGCCATAAATACCATTGTTAATACCATTGCAACACCGGATTTTCCCATCAACGCTTCAGCTGCAAAAGGTAATACAAGACCAGCGCTAATTTGGTCTGCCGTCATTAATTCTGGATAAGTTGGGAAAGACGGGTGGGTTTCCAAACCAGCAGCAAGCAAACCCATTGTGGTAGAAAGACAGAAGGGAACTAAAATTTAATTGTTAGTAAAAGTCACCAAAAAAAAGGTATTTGCAGCAAAAGCCACATTTTGCGGACGCACATGCGTCGTTCAATACATACGTGCAAACCAACATAAACCACCCAACACATAACCCGAAATCAAGGTTTTGTGGTCAGCAGCAATAGCTTTCTGAAACAATTGAGAGTCAACGGCAGCAGCCCATCCAGCCCCGAAAAGAACTAAACCAAATAATCCACCTTGGACCGAATTGAATGTCAATAAGGAACCATCCATATTACCAGCAATTGGTCTTCTTGCACTGGTTTCTACAAGCATTTCCCAAAGGGCACCTGGGGATCCAACAATAGGATTAGTGGCATAACAGTTGAACATAAATGTCAACAAAATAGCATAGATAATCACCGTGTGGGTCCAATCAGTTAAGAAGGTGGCTTTAATTCCTCCCAATAAAGTATAAATAATAACTCCAATGGGGAACAAAACAATAGAAGCATCTCTGTTGACACCGGTAATGGCTTCAAAGACAGAAGAAccattgatcaacaaatttGTGGTGTAACAAACCATTTGAATAATCGAATAGATGATTGAAACGATATGGGTTGCGGGCCCGTATCTAGTTCTAACAATCTCTTGATAAGTATGACAAGAAGGGGcttttttcttcatttccaaaGCCATTGTCGAGAAGATAATGATTTGAACACAGGCACCTGCTCCATACCAATAAGCAGAAGAAACCCCATTACTATATGCCGAGGTACACGACAAAAGTAAAGTACTACCAATTGTCCATGAAGAAACCACCGCACTGGCCACCAAACCAGATTTGATACTTCTTTTTGCTGTCATAAGCATTTCTGAATCTTGCATTTCATTCATATACTTAGATAAGATTTTGGTAATACCCACCATGATTATAGCGAAGGCAAAACCAACCCCTACAATCATACCATAACCAACGCTAATTCCAAACACTTGTCCGTTTGCAGATGTCATTTTCGTTTTGATATATTCTAGCAATCTCTAAAACAATTCCAGCGTTTCATCCATCATTTATAAGATACCATATCTGTTATCAGGTTAGCGCCAGTGTAAAAGGCTGAAAACAATAAAAACATAAAAGTAAAAATAGCTTTATCAGCAGGACCGTTTCAAACCAAGATAAACTACCCGCTAACAGATAGAGACCAATTCCGTAAGCGACAGTGTAAGCTGAGGAATTAATATGCAAATATACACAGGCCTGTATCTGAGATCCGGCAGTTGCCCGATGGGGCCTGAGGCAACTAACCGCTAATAAAGTGGAAGCCTTCCACTACATGATGGATACTGAAAAGAGAAGGATAGTGAGCAGATATTTGTATACTCCATGTTATTGGTCGATTTCATATATACTTGTTTTACTTGAGCCCATacaattggttgatttcatcaaccGCCTCCCTGGTCTTGATAACATTTTCCAAAGCCGTGGGCATATCGCTGTGTAAACAAAATGAGATCGGAGCACCTCCGAAGCCGAGATTCATTTCTTCGCCATCCACGTTAGTAATTTGATCCACCATTCCTGCCTTTTTCACGCACTCGTAAATCCTCTCTGGAGTTCTAAGAGACTTTGGCCCCGCCTGGATCTTCACTAAATACCCTTCGGGAGAGATATGTAAATCCGGGTAGACCTCATGGATAAGCTGTTGACCCGCCTTTGCTGCAACCTCTTGATAATCGGCACTTTTACCGGCCACCAATGGGACACCAAAAACCTTGGCTGCTCTAATCACGGCGGCTTTCACGCCAGCATCTCTTTCGGTATAAAAATATAATTCTCCGTGCGGCTTGATATGAGAGAGCTCAACTCCTTCACTATCACACATGGCCTTCAATGCACCAACTTGGTACAAAACCATAGTGTACACATCGTCTGGAGCAATGGCCCAAGATCTCCTACCAAATCCCTGTTTGTCAGGAAGTCCTGGATGGGCCCCCACCGCGACGCCATACTTTTTGGCGAGCTTAATGGTCTTTAACATTATCAGCGGGTCTGAGGCATGCCCCCCACAGGCGATGTTGGCCCTATCAATTAGCGGCATAATATCTTCGTCTGGGCCCATTTTCCAAGGCCCGAATCCTTCTCCCATATCACAATTGATTTCATACTTGGGAAGAAGTTTCTTATTAGATGGGGCTGGGCCACTTAAGTTGATAGGCGTAAGTGCATTGGGTGCTTTTGTATATGTGTCGGTCATGTTTATATTGGTAAAGTGAATTAGTTGAACTTTTAACAATCAGAGATCGGGACAGAATTTATGGGGCCCCGAAGAGCGATACTTTGAGATTCCGTAGCCGTTAGCTTACTAAAACTGCAAATGCCGATGCGATAAGACTATCAAAGCGGGTATCCCAAACGGGCAAACACGGGCTTACACGGGGAACCACACAGTATTCCCCCACCCCCATATGATATGTTTTGTTAGACTGATAACAGCGGGAGCGGGCTCCATTTTGGGAAAACGATTAGCGGATTCAGATACCGCTTTATCTATTTGCAATTGGGCCTCCGTTTTTGAAACTACTTGAAAATTGACAATCGTCAAACATTCATTacttttgaacaatatgAGCCaattcaccaaaatcaagaaagttcttgttgCAAACAGAGGAGAGATTGCTTGCAGAATTATAAGAAGCTGCAAGGAAAATGGCTTATACACAATCGGAATTTATTCCACTGAAGATTGTGATGCCATGCATGTGGTTCAGTCAGATGAATCACATTTATTACCTGGAGTAGGTGCTAATGCATATATCAACATCGAGGAAATCGTCAAAATTGCAATTGACTGCAAAGCTGATGTTGTGGTTCCTGGTTATGGGTTCTTATCGGAAAATAGTGCATTCGCTGACGCATTAGAAAATGCAGGCATTATTTTTGCAGGTCCATCAGTAGAATCTGTTGAAACTTTCGGTTTAAAACACAGTGCCAGAGTTTTGGCCGAAAAGAACCATGTTCCGGTGGTTCCTGgatccaacttgattgaaagcGACGAAGAAGCGGTTTCTCGTGCCCGGGAAATTGGTTATCCAATCATGATCAAGTCTACTGCTGGTGGGGGAGGTATGGGATTGAAAGTTGCCTATAATGAAAATGAATTAATTGATTCATTCAATGAAGTAGTCTCCAGAGGTCAaaccttgttcaagaacctGGGGGCCTTTTTAGAGAAATATGTTGAAGCTGGAAGACATATTGAGGTGCAAATATTTGGAAATGGTAaaggtggtgttgttgCCTTTGGCGAAAGAGAGTGCTCAATTCAAAGGCGGCACCAGAAggttattgaagaagcccCCAGTCCTTTTGTGGTGATGCCGACTTATAATCATAAGGATTTGAGAACAAAGTTGAGCAGATGTGCCATTCAattggcttcttcaatcaactaCAAATCCGCTGGTACTGTGGAATTCttggttgatgatgaaacGGGCGAATTCTACTTTTTAGAAATGAACACCAGATTGCAGGTAGAACACGGAATCACTGAATTGATCTATAATgtggacttgatgaagttgatgctCTTACAAGCAGAATATGAAGCCAAAGGTGAAGTGGGAATTCCATTAGATGTTTTGAAGAGCGAAGGATCGTACGAGGTAGACAACGACAACATCGCAATTCCAAGCGGGCATGCGATTGAAGTCAGGGTATATGCAGAGAACCCAATCAAGAACTTTCAACCTTCTCCTGGAATATTACACTTGGTTGAGTATCCTGAAACTGCACTCATTCCCGGCTGCAAATTGCGCATTGATCATTGGGTTTCTACTGGCTCTAAGATTTCGCCATATTTTGATCCATTGATTGCTAAAATAATGGTATGGGGACCCGATAGGCAAAAGGCCACTAAGGGAATGATTgaggttttggaaaacacAAAGATTTACGGGCCTACTAACAACATTGACTACTTGACTgagattttgaaatcagaaGCCTATCAGTCTGGAAACACTTTGACTTCCTTTTTGAATACTACTTTCAAATTTGAGCCAAGTTTGATCGAATTTGTAAAACTGGGAGCGTATACTACAATTCAAGATTTACCAGGAAGAGAAGCATGTAGTGCTGGTGTTCCTTTAAGTGGTCCTGCTGATCCTTTATCATTTCAAATTGCTAATTTGTTAGTTGGCAATAAGATGGAAGAAGCTGGATTGGAGATTTCTCTGAAGGGCCCTTATATTAAGTTCCATGCTCCTGCGGTAATTGCATTGGCTGGGTCTCATTTTAAATTCAAAGTGAATGGTAAAGCAGCTCCAATGTTTGCAGCAATTGAGGTTCCTGCGAATTCGATTGTGAAGATTGGCGATGCTATTGGAAACGGACAAAGATCTTATTTGGCCATTCAAGGTGGTCTACCTGATGTTGCCGAGTACTTGGGATCCAAGTCTTGCACACCAACATTGAATTATGGGGGACACCAAGGAAGAGTGATTATGGCTGGTGACTGCATCGGAGTGGTAAAACGTTCACCAAtaaaggaattgaagtttggACCTCAAATTCctacttcaagtcttccaGATGTTGAAAGCTATGATGAAGATTCTATATGGACTATTCGATGTGTTGGAGGTCCTCATGATACACCTGGTATTTGTGATAGGCAGAAGTTAGACAAGTTCTATAACACTATATACTCagtgaacttgaactccaatAGAGGATGTACAAGGTTGGATGGACAAGCGGATGTATTTTCAAGACCGGATGGAAGAGATGGTGGTACCCATCCTAGTAACATCCTTGAATACCCTTATCCCACCTGTGGTATTagtgttgttggaagtaTGATGGCCTtatttggtgttgatggtggtacATTATCTGGATTTGTATGCATTTCTGTTCCAATAAAGAGTGAATGGTGGAAGTCAGGACAAGCCAAGGTGTCTAGCAAAATCCAATTCAAGCTTATTAGTTATTCTGACGCAATaaagttgaacaataaGAGAGAAGCgtacttggaagagttgtCGTCAGCAATTAGAAGAGGATCCAACTACCCAagttttgatgatgacttggaagagtATGAAACTGATGACTCAAAATTACACAATACTATATTGTATCACCGGGAGAAAACAAGTAAATTACCTGAATTGAGCATCAGACAAGCTGGAGAAAAGTTAGTTGTGGTTGACTTTGGAATCGAAGAGTTTactttggtcaacaacGGGAGATATAAGCAGTTGGAGACCAATATCCATGCCTATGATAAATCGAGCGATTTTTCCAAGGCTCTTATTAGAACCGAGATTACAACCGGTGCGATTGGAGTCTTATTTGAAACAAATAAGATTTCTAGAaaagagttgttggagattATTATCAAGCTTGAAGCTGCCATTCCTCCCACATCCGAGTTGAAGCTTAAGAGCACCTTGTATAAATTGCCAATTTGCTTTGACCACAGTGCTTTAAAGCATTGTATTGACAGGTACATCCACTCCCAAAGACCTTATGCTCCATACTTACCCAATAACACGGAGTATATAATGAGGGCCAACAACCTTGCGACTATGcaagacttcaagaactcggTCATTGGCCAGACCCAGGTGGTTACTGCAGTGTC
Protein-coding regions in this window:
- the ppk32 gene encoding Protein kinase domain-containing protein ppk32 (EggNog:ENOG503NWRD; COG:T; BUSCO:EOG09261YGB); this translates as MFKSVFKSGIRATYDVSSNASFVNEPWHIYTAKHNTTGKLASVFIFDKAKFESVIHQLCSRISNTKNPKVIINECYELIKYEVGQMAKLKHPQILTIYEVLEETKSKFLFVTESVTDNLMTVDFEKLDELSIQKGLLEVCKGIQFLHNYCSIVHMNLQPSSVFINQQGDWKLTGFRFLQNLNEISPQERESFFLMNNTSSVPFMNLNMNFVAPELVIDRQSKLDFGNDIWSLGCLIYYIYNKGEYLLNCFDQNSISDFKGEFRKFETKFYNHRVSDLKYVLKDIPDQLYGTFPSILARYPSDRINIDQFIDSDYFNGSLIKVMWFVDEFSTKSVEDRLIFLRGLLEVKDGKIFLAQFPQNFKTNKLLPLLIEFLRTELRVTLSKDEELSNNRIETVCGALEIVLQIGAGLSQLTFHDRIFEQLFMADTKGRRRERVDYFDKLISFSVKVRLVLITNLEILVEKLNTKDLTDLIKKSCSLILTLPSNEQHFKAEQIQAQDIFLSKTVLFIDKFDFAYIKNTFFPLICQVFKTTSILSTKLATVAVFENVVDNNIIDKIIVTEQLLPIFQNIKSRDKRIVSTVLKFFYKLTANDHISLDLDTVVESVLSVCTKLVFGCNECTQLEFKSYIKQLNDIQSILVKRKLSDLPTRDPGKSSLQKDPASNFESLINTQPINNNNMDKKVTGPQTPVMTPSRGLRQSTSPKNVGSFSHTPPIQPMNKKPAQHHIQPLHLKSEPHKKSNLNFGATSTTPDNKPTRLLHTLEGTFDKDEFSDFQSATPTPSSQTSSRISTPPTNISGSNMNSLVPKQPPGFNSSVLTPTANNRSSYNMGIKPQPHQSQNNDSLLDLI
- a CDS encoding uncharacterized protein (COG:E; EggNog:ENOG503NUX6), with the translated sequence MTSANGQVFGISVGYGMIVGVGFAFAIIMVGITKILSKYMNEMQDSEMLMTAKRSIKSGLVASAVVSSWTIGSTLLLSCTSAYSNGVSSAYWYGAGACVQIIIFSTMALEMKKKAPSCHTYQEIVRTRYGPATHIVSIIYSIIQMVCYTTNLLINGSSVFEAITGVNRDASIVLFPIGVIIYTLLGGIKATFLTDWTHTVIIYAILLTFMFNCYATNPIVGSPGALWEMLVETSARRPIAGNMDGSLLTFNSVQGGLFGLVLFGAGWAAAVDSQLFQKAIAADHKTLISGYVLGGLCWFALPFCLSTTMGLLAAGLETHPSFPTYPELMTADQISAGLVLPFAAEALMGKSGVAMVLTMVFMAVTAAFSSETIALSAMMTHDVYKAYFDPKAKGKKLILVSHSCVIVFGIVTVALGIGLSHAGFDVSFITTASGIIVNVNVGAIIFTLFWKKVSGFAYMAGTILSTLISVAVWMGYTVSQSGYVSLSTLSTNEALAAGNTMAIGVPFLLIPLFTLIKPADFDWDIWLDIKQDDNSDFNKEHGLTNILSQDEATKAILDERNRLDKELNRQSKIGFGLTILFVLFFLILFPLPLYGSKYVFSKSFFRGWIVVMFLWGFFAAITIILLPLWDGRQSLKRLFDIVVLKKTEEKPLGDIYFVKSLEGQTIEESPDESSSVGKEKISQKVDQV
- a CDS encoding uncharacterized protein (COG:S; EggNog:ENOG503P1EK) gives rise to the protein MTDTYTKAPNALTPINLSGPAPSNKKLLPKYEINCDMGEGFGPWKMGPDEDIMPLIDRANIACGGHASDPSIMLKTIKLAKKYGVAVGAHPGLPDKQGFGRRSWAIAPDDVYTMVLYQVGALKAMCDSEGVELSHIKPHGELYFYTERDAGVKAAVIRAAKVFGVPLVAGKSADYQEVAAKAGQQLIHEVYPDLHISPEGYLVKIQAGPKSLRTPERIYECVKKAGMVDQITNVDGEEMNLGFGGAPISFCLHSDMPTALENVIKTREAVDEINQLYGLK
- a CDS encoding urea carboxylase (COG:E,I; EggNog:ENOG503NVGW), producing the protein MSQFTKIKKVLVANRGEIACRIIRSCKENGLYTIGIYSTEDCDAMHVVQSDESHLLPGVGANAYINIEEIVKIAIDCKADVVVPGYGFLSENSAFADALENAGIIFAGPSVESVETFGLKHSARVLAEKNHVPVVPGSNLIESDEEAVSRAREIGYPIMIKSTAGGGGMGLKVAYNENELIDSFNEVVSRGQTLFKNSGAFLEKYVEAGRHIEVQIFGNGKGGVVAFGERECSIQRRHQKVIEEAPSPFVVMPTYNHKDLRTKLSRCAIQLASSINYKSAGTVEFLVDDETGEFYFLEMNTRLQVEHGITELIYNVDLMKLMLLQAEYEAKGEVGIPLDVLKSEGSYEVDNDNIAIPSGHAIEVRVYAENPIKNFQPSPGILHLVEYPETALIPGCKLRIDHWVSTGSKISPYFDPLIAKIMVWGPDRQKATKGMIEVLENTKIYGPTNNIDYLTEILKSEAYQSGNTLTSFLNTTFKFEPSLIEFVKSGAYTTIQDLPGREACSAGVPLSGPADPLSFQIANLLVGNKMEEAGLEISSKGPYIKFHAPAVIALAGSHFKFKVNGKAAPMFAAIEVPANSIVKIGDAIGNGQRSYLAIQGGLPDVAEYLGSKSCTPTLNYGGHQGRVIMAGDCIGVVKRSPIKELKFGPQIPTSSLPDVESYDEDSIWTIRCVGGPHDTPGICDRQKLDKFYNTIYSVNLNSNRGCTRLDGQADVFSRPDGRDGGTHPSNILEYPYPTCGISVVGSMMALFGVDGGTLSGFVCISVPIKSEWWKSGQAKVSSKIQFKLISYSDAIKLNNKREAYLEELSSAIRRGSNYPSFDDDLEEYETDDSKLHNTILYHREKTSKLPELSIRQAGEKLVVVDFGIEEFTLVNNGRYKQLETNIHAYDKSSDFSKALIRTEITTGAIGVLFETNKISRKELLEIIIKLEAAIPPTSELKLKSTLYKLPICFDHSALKHCIDRYIHSQRPYAPYLPNNTEYIMRANNLATMQDFKNSVIGQTQVVTAVSFLCANTLSVNLDPRTRIKTGKYNPARTFTPKGAIGSGSVATSIYSIDSPGGYMIWGMVLPDLCWNTFSRLSVLKGKPYFYENFDQISYYEVSEEKLAELNTQLLAGRLEIETEEVEIDFNEYINFLKDIEDEVKEIDAKKQVSMDALIAEEEVSRAKWLKEMESAKTTTSTDQSILNDPSTIKVMANMAANIFKINVKKGDIITGEDVLIILEAMKMEIPMRAINEEESDDEDDGPKKEAAHPSTLKYEVLDVIVNEGDVMNSGDVLMLIKAI